A single genomic interval of Camelina sativa cultivar DH55 chromosome 11, Cs, whole genome shotgun sequence harbors:
- the LOC104728879 gene encoding uncharacterized protein LOC104728879, which produces MALLLTRLSKLCLGEPALVRSSLLLLSNGFSSSLLQTPPCSIVYASPCGADLGKLTIRNANVRVCTHLEKKVPMELMGELGTIGSSNGWVATLKDGVVRLQDDLNPFASDTAPKRIPLPPLVTLPRCQTQIVTNVSMSTPSPEDEDCVVAVKFLVPQLSFCRPAQSNSGWTNIRIPHPCFFSSRVMYSKKDDTFRITGSGGHIIASWDPRTHKNKPKLQRLRFHNLPELTKTKRELLHSCCTSEHLVESGSTGETFLVKLYRKATASGTVKMQTKGVMVFKLDEKGNAVYTPDIGDLSIFISKSEPFCVPASSFPGMFSNIVNVLDVDEKATVSVEHSFITSRNCTPEAPYYIPPQKIV; this is translated from the coding sequence ATGGCTCTGCTTCTCACCCGGCTGTCCAAGCTCTGCCTTGGGGAACCTGCGTTAGTACGATCCTCTCTTCTGCTTCTCTCTAATGGCTTCTCATCTTCCTTGCTGCAAACCCCTCCTTGTTCCATCGTCTACGCTTCTCCATGTGGAGCGGATCTCGGAAAACTCACCATTAGGAATGCTAATGTCCGTGTCTGCACTCATTTGGAAAAGAAGGTGCCTATGGAGTTGATGGGGGAATTGGGAACGATAGGATCATCCAATGGCTGGGTAGCTACTCTGAAGGACGGCGTGGTTCGTCTCCAAGATGATCTTAACCCTTTTGCATCGGATACAGCCCCGAAACGCATTCCCCTGCCTCCTCTTGTAACTCTGCCTCGTTGTCAAACCCAAATCGTCACCAACGTGTCAATGTCCACACCTTCTCCTGAGGACGAAGACTGTGTCGTGGCTGTCAAGTTCTTGGTACCTCAGCTCAGCTTCTGTAGACCCGCTCAAAGTAACTCCGGGTGGACCAACATTAGAATCCCACACCcctgcttcttctcctcccgAGTTATGTATTCCAAGAAAGATGATACGTTTCGCATTACCGGATCTGGAGGCCATATCATCGCATCATGGGATCCTCGCACACACAAGAACAAACCAAAGTTACAGAGGTTACGATTTCATAACCTCCCTGAGCTGACCAAGACCAAACGAGAGCTTTTGCATTCGTGTTGCACGAGCGAACACTTGGTGGAGTCAGGATCTACCGGTGAAACCTTCTTGGTTAAGTTGTACAGGAAGGCCACCGCCAGTGGTACCGTGAAAATGCAAACGAAAGGTGTAATGGTGTTCAAGCTTGACGAAAAAGGCAACGCAGTTTACACTCCAGACATTGGAGACCTCTCCATTTTCATCTCAAAGTCTGAACCTTTTTGTGTCCCTGCTAGCTCCTTTCCAGGCATGTTCTCTAACATCGTCAACGTCTTGGATGTCGATGAAAAGGCCACTGTCAGTGTTGAGCATTCTTTCATCACTAGTCGAAATTGTACGCCCGAGGCGCCTTACTATATTCCACCACAAAAAAtagtctag
- the LOC104728878 gene encoding protein PXR1-like has protein sequence MLKKISPPIPRIRSILQSLGNFPFSSKTDDKDAQALAEAKDAENKELREKEEENETLIEDVQQKHRLQKKEKKRQDKAAKKQKRLEEKEKKDLAYKEKMERKEKKKEEEKNKKEQEKKDEENKKEQEKKDEENKKEQEKEKEQEKEMEK, from the coding sequence ATGTTGAAAAAGATTTCTCCACCGATTCCAAGGATACGTTCTATCCTTCAGAGCTTGGGAAATTTCCCGTTTTCTTCCAAAACTGATGACAAAGATGCTCAAGCTTTGGCAGAAGCCAAGGATGCTGAGAATAAGGAGCTAagggagaaggaggaggaaaaTGAGACACTTATTGAAGACGTTCAGCAAAAACATCGATtacaaaaaaaggagaaaaagaggcAGGACAAGGCGGCTAAGAAGCAGAAGAGGTTggaagagaaggaaaagaaagatcTGGCGTATAAGGAGAAGATggaaagaaaggagaagaagaaggaagaagagaagaataagaaggaacaagagaagaaggacgaagagaacaagaaggaacaagagaagaaggacgaagagaacaagaaggaacaagagaaggagaaggaacaagagaaggagatggagaag
- the LOC104728880 gene encoding uncharacterized protein LOC104728880, translating into MSLLLSRLPKLCRGKPGLIRYSLLILSNGFSTSLRQTPPCTIITAGYCGEGLKNLVICNANGLCCVDLEKKVPTELVEENDATVTIGASNGWVATFKDGVVRLQDDLNPFASDINPKCIPLPPLVTLPGCQTQVVTNVAMSSPSPEDEDCVVAVKFLGPQLSFCRPAQSNSDWTNIRIESPCFFPSRVMFCKRDEMFCLLGSGGHLIGSWDLGKHTNKPKIQRLQFQNLPELTRRKQERLHSCCTSEHLVESRSTGETFLVKLYRKATASGRVKMQTKDVLVFKLDEEGNAIYTQDIGDLCIFISNSEPFCVPASSFPGMFSNCIDFLDVDESAFFRPNYSSLKSMNSPSVAPYHIPPQNIV; encoded by the coding sequence ATGTCTCTTCTTCTTAGCCGGCTACCGAAGCTCTGCCGTGGGAAACCTGGGTTGATAAGATACTCTCTTCTGATTCTGTCTAATGGTTTCTCAACTTCCTTGCGGCAAACGCCACCTTGTACCATCATCACCGCTGGTTATTGTGGAGAGGGTCTTAAAAATCTCGTGATTTGTAATGCTAATGGATTGTGCTGCGTTGATTTGGAAAAGAAGGTACCTACGGAGCTGGTGGAGGAGAATGATGCAACTGTAACAATAGGGGCATCTAATGGCTGGGTAGCTACTTTTAAGGACGGCGTGGTGCGTCTACAAGATGATTTAAACCCGTTTGCATCGGATATAAATCCTAAATGCATTCCCCTGCCTCCTCTTGTGACTCTGCCTGGTTGCCAAACCCAAGTTGTGACCAACGTAGCCATGTCCTCACCTTCTCCCGAGGATGAAGACTGTGTTGTGGCTGTCAAGTTCTTGGGACCTCAACTCAGCTTTTGCCGACCCGCTCAAAGTAACTCTGATTGGACCAACATTAGAATCGAAAGCCCCTGCTTCTTCCCCTCCCGTGTCATGTTTTGCAAGAGAGATGAGATGTTTTGCCTACTCGGTTCTGGAGGACACCTGATTGGATCATGGGATCTCGGTAAACACACGAACAAACCAAAGATTCAGAGGTTGCAATTTCAAAACCTTCCCGAGCTGACCAGGAGAAAGCAGGAGCGCTTGCATTCGTGTTGCACGAGCGAACACTTGGTGGAGTCACGATCCACTGGTGAAACGTTCTTGGTTAAGTTGTACAGGAAGGCCACCGCCAGTGGTAGGGTGAAAATGCAAACGAAAGATGTATTGGTGTTCAAGCTTGACGAAGAAGGAAACGCTATCTACACTCAAGACATTGGAGACCTCTGCattttcatctcaaactctGAACCTTTTTGTGTCCCTGCTTCTTCCTTTCCAGGCATGTTCTCTAACTGCATCGACTTCCTGGATGTAGACGAAAGTGCCTTCTTCAGACCTAATTATTCTTCCCTTAAAAGTATGAATTCTCCGTCTGTGGCCCCTTATCACATTCCACCTCAAAATAtagtctag